A stretch of the Alosa alosa isolate M-15738 ecotype Scorff River chromosome 16, AALO_Geno_1.1, whole genome shotgun sequence genome encodes the following:
- the LOC125310014 gene encoding dnaJ homolog subfamily C member 13 isoform X4, which translates to MKQPLGYQSLLLTKMKWPCQKMNVLKDNKDLACFYTTKHSWRGKYKRVFSVGTHGITTYNPTTLEVTNQWPYGDICGIAPVGKGQGTEFNLTFRKGSGKKSETLKFSTEHRTELLTEALRFRTDFSEGKITGRRYNCYKHHWSDTRKQVSLEVTPGGIDQIDPHTNRVICSYDYRSVEGFAEVSDYQGGFCILYGGFSRLHLFASENRDEIIRSAIEHAGNYIGIMLRLRKDPLTFEGFAVERLGKYGSDECITSLAEFVVQKVSPRHSEPIRRILALTETCLVERDPASYNIVTIKPFEEVFALICDQDNPQVFTVEFIRGQIRKYSSTERDSLLASLLDGVRASGNRDVCVKMAPTQRGQRWGLLSMPVDEEVESLHLKFLAAPPNGNFSDAVFRFNANISYSGVLHAVTQDGLFSENKEKLINNAILALLSQEAEMTGPNADLESQFQALRRLVASKAGFQAFTQLPRFREKLGVKTVKALKRNHNGVTHAAIDMLCALMCPMHDDYDLRQEQLNKASLLSSKKFLENLLEKFISNVDQGTGALVISSLLDFLTFALCAPYSETTEGQQFDMLLEMVASNGRTLFKLFQHPSMAIVKGAGLVMKAIIEEGDKEIATKMQELALSEGALPRHLHTAMFTISSDQRMLTNRQLSRHLVGLWTAENPTALNLLKRILPTGLLAYLDSADPVPEKDVDRMHIRDNVKIATDQYGRNKVPEWQRIAGKAAKEVEKFAKEKTDIVLMHWRDKMGIAQKEQDRNNLNPNQKPVILRKRRQRIKIEANWELFYYRFQNDHARSNLIWNLKTREELRDALEGEMRSFSVDRELGNASVISWNHQEFEVKYECLSDEIKIGDYYLRLLLEEDENEESGAIKRSYEFFNELYHRFLLTPKVAMKCLCLQALTIVYGKCCEEIGPFTDTKYIVGMLERCTDRLERDRLILFLNKLILNKKNVKEVMDSNGVRTLVDLLTLAHLHTSRATVPLQTNVIEAAPDMKRESEKEWYFGNADKERRGPFSYEEMQEFWTNGTLTAKTRCWAQGMDGWRPLQAIPQLKWCLLASGQAVMNETDLATLILNMLITMCSYFPSRDQDNAIIRPLPRVKRLITDNTCLPHIVQLLLTFDPILVEKVANLMYLVMQDNPNLQRLYLTGVFFFIMMYTGSNVLPVARFLKYTHLKQAFKSEEAKGQDIVQRSVLGPVLPEAMVCYLENYEPERFSEIFLGEFDTPEAIWSSEMRRMMIEKIAAHLADFSPRLQSNTRALYQYCPIPVVSYPQLDYELFCNIYYLRHLCDSTRFPNWPIRDPVKLLKDTLEAWKKEVEKKPPSMSVDDAYEVLNLPKGQGQHEESKVRKAYFRLAQKYHPDKNPEGRDIFEKVNKAYEFLCSKSARIVDGPDPENIILILKAQSILFNRHRQELEPYKYAGYPMLIKTITMETGDQQLFSKTSPLLPAAAELAFHTVNCSALNAEELRRENGIEILLEALSRCVAVLTASSKPDDMAVQVCGHICKCYSVAAQFEECREKIIELPNIIRDVCHVLFYGKGLPRLASLAVQCVSSFAVDFFLQTHLYHAGVLWHLVPPLFNYDYTLEESGVQANQDTNQQEVANSLAKLSLVSLARLGGYGSMAAITAGTGDHEEGQPNGLDGPGGAPPENPTVRKSLAAMLTPYISRKLATGAPAEVLKLLNSNSENPYLIWNNGTRAELLEFLEEQQEGNIKRGECDKNFGAEFVFSDHGKELIVGEIFVRVYNEQPAFPLEYPKAFAASLLDYVGSQAQYLHTLLAMTQTSKVESQQHAQRLRWAEMALEALRNVIKNNPGSETECIGHFKLLFSLLRVHGAGKVQQLALEVINTVTSNQDCVSNIAESLVLSNLLVLLHSLPSSRQLVLETLYALTSNTKIVKEAMGKGALIYLLDLFCNSTHPQVRSQTAELFSKMTSDKLVGPKVRLTLMRFLPGVFMDAMRDNAEAAVHIFEGTHENPELIWNDGSRETVSTTVREMMLEHFKQQKDNPDVNWRLPEDFTVPYAAGQGELEVGGVYLRIFIAQPGWVLRKPRDFLVSLLETLTTLLEKNNPNGEALETVTTAAVCLFSTQTQLADQVPPLGHLPRILAALNHKNNAVPKSSIRLIHVLSDNELCVRSMSALETIGPLMSGMKVRADMAGLACEALNRMFQKEQTELVAQALRVELVPYLLRLLEGIGLETLDNPSAIKAQIVKALKSMTRSLQYGDQVNDILSRSTVWSAFKDQKHDLFISESQAAGYLTGPGVAGYLTAGTGATVMPNVPPPVDNDVGDLG; encoded by the exons CACCTGTTTGCGTCAGAGAACCGTGATGAGATCATCCGCAGTGCCATCGAGCATGCCGGCAACTACATCGGCATCATGCTCCGGCTGCGTAAGGACCCGCTCACGTTTGAGGGCTTCGCCGTCGAGCGCCTCGGCAAGTACGGCTCGGACGAGTGCATCACCTCGCTGGCCGAGTTCGTGGTGCAGAAGGTCTCCCCTCGACACTCG GAACCTATAAGGAGGATCCTGGCCCTCACAGAGACATGCCTTGTTgaaagagaccctgcctcttaCAACATTGTCACCATCAAGCCCTTTGAAGAG GTGTTTGCGCTGATCTGCGACCAAGACAACCCTCAAGTGTTTACCGTGGAGTTCATCAGAGGACAGATCCGCAAATACAGCTCCACAGAaag AGACTCTCTGCTGGCGAGCCTGCTGGATGGGGTGCGTGCGTCGGGGAACCgggacgtgtgtgtgaagatggCGCCCACCCAGCGAGGACAGCGCTGGGGCCTGCTCAGCATGCCCGTGGACGAGGAGGTGGAGAGCCTGCACCTCAAGTTTCTGGCCGCCCCACCCA ATGGGAACTTCAGTGACGCTGTGTTCAGATTCAACGCCAACATCTCCTACAGTGGGGTGCTTCACGCCGTCACCcaagat GGTCTGTTTTCTGAGAACAAGGAGAAGCTCATCAACAATGCCATCCTGGCGCTGCTGTCCCAGGAGGCCGAGATGACCGGGCCCAACGCTGACCTGGAGAGCCAGTTCCAGGCCCTGCGCCGGCTGGTGGCCTCCAAAGCTGGCTTCCAGGCCTTCACCCAGCTGCCCCG aTTTCGTGAAAAGCTTGGAGTGAAGACCGTAAAGGCCTTGAAAAGAAACCACAACGGCGTAACCCATGCTGCCATTGACATGCTGTGTGCACTTATGTGT CCCATGCATGATGACTATGACCTCAGACAAGAGCAACTGAACAAAGCCTCCCTACTCTCCTCCAAGAAGTTTCTGGAAAATCTGCTGGAGAAGTTTATCAGCAATGTG gatCAAGGTACAGGTGCTCTGGTCATCAGTTCCCTGCTGGACTTCCTGACCTTTGCCCTGTGTGCGCCGTACAGTGAGACCACCGAGGGTCAGCAGTTTGACATGCTGCTGGAGATGGTGGCCTCGAACGGACGCACCCTCTTCAAACtattccag CACCCTTCCATGGCTATTGTAAAGGGAGCAGGCCTGGTCATGAAGGCCATTATTGAG gaagGAGATAAGGAAATCGCCACTAAGATGCAGGAGCTGGCCCTGAGTGAGGGAGCTCTGCCCCGCCACCTGCACACAGCCATGTTCACCATCAGCTCAGACCAGAGGATGCTCACCAACAG GCAATTGAGTCGTCATCTGGTTGGCCTGTGGACAGCGGAAAATCCCACGGCCTTGAACCTCCTGAAGCGGATCCTG CCCACAGGTTTACTGGCCTATTTGGACAGCGCAGACCCCGTCCCAGAGAAGGATGTCGATCGCATGCACATCCGTGATAACGTCAAAATAGCCACG GATCAGTACGGGCGCAACAAGGTGCCCGAGTGGCAGCGGATAGCTGGCAAAGCTGCCAAAGAGGTGGAGAAGTTTGCCAAGGAGAAGACCGACATCGTGCTCATGCACTGGCGAGACAAGATGGGCATCGCTCAGAAAGAG CAGGACAGGAATAACCTG AACCCCAACCAAAAACCAGTCATCCTCAGGAAGAGAAGACAGAGGATCAAGATCGAAGCCAACTGGGAGCTCTTTTACTACAG GTTTCAGAATGACCACGCGCGCTCCAACCTCATCTGGAACCTGAAGACGCGTGAGGAGCTGCGCGATGCCCTGGAGGGCGAGATGCGCTCCTTCAGCGTGGACCGCGAGCTGGGCAATGCCAGCGTCATTTCCTGGAACCATCAGGAGTTCGAG GTGAAGTACGAGTGCCTCTCAGATGAGATAAAGATTGGTGATTATTACCTGCGGCTGCTCCTGGAGGAAGATGAGAATGAGGAGTCTGGGGCCATCAAGAGATC GTACGAGTTCTTTAATGAGCTCTACCACCGTTTCCTGCTCACACCCAAAGTCGCCATGAAGTGCCTGTGTCTGCAGGCTCTGACCATAGTCTACGGTAAATGCTGCGAGGAGATTGGACCGTTCACCGACACCAAATATATTGTGGGCATGCTTGAGCGG TGTACTGATCGACTGGAAAGAGACAGGCTGATCCTGTTCCTCAACAAACTCATACTGAACAAG AAAAATGTGAAGGAGGTGATGGACTCTAACGGTGTCAGGACCCTGGTGGACTTGCTTACCCTTGCACACCTGCACACTAGCCGAGCCACTGTGCCTCTacag ACTAACGTTATTGAAGCTGCTCCtgacatgaagagagagagtgagaaggaatGGTACTTTGGGAATGCTGACAAAGAAAGAAGAGGACCCTTCAGCTATGAAGAa ATGCAGGAGTTCTGGACCAACGGCACACTGACAGCCAAGACGCGTTGCTGGGCGCAGGGCATGGACGGTTGGCGCCCCCTTCAGGCCATCCCGCAGCTAAAGTGGTGCCTGCTGGCCTCAGGGCAGGCCGTCATGAACGAGACTGACCTGGCCACGCTCATCCTTAACATGCTCATCACCATGTGCTCCTACTTCCCTAGcag AGACCAGGATAACGCCATCATCAGGCCGTTACCCAGAGTCAAGAGGCTGATCACCGACAACACCTGCCTGCCTCACATTGTCCAG CTGCTGCTCACCTTTGACCCCATCCTGGTGGAGAAAGTGGCCAACCTGATGTACCTGGTGATGCAAGACAACCCCAACCTGCAGAGGCTCTACCTCACCGGggtcttcttcttcatcatgATGTACACGGGCTCCAACGTGCTACCGGTGGCCAG GTTTTTGAAGTACACCCATCTGAAGCAGGCCTTCAAGTCAGAGGAG GCTAAAGGTCAGGACATAGTGCAGCGCAGTGTGTTGGGCCCAGTGCTGCCTGAGGCTATGGTGTGCTACCTGGAGAACTACGAGCCGGAGCGCTTCTCTGAAATCTTCCTGGgagagtttgacacccctgaggCCATCTGGAGCAGtgagatgag GCGGATGATGATTGAGAAGATTGCTGCtcacctggctgacttcagccCTCGTCTTCAGAGCAACACGCGAGCGCTCTACCAGTACTGCCCCATCCCTGTGGTCAGCTACCCTCAGCTGGACTACGAGCTCTTCTGCAACATCTACTACCTCAGGCACCTCTGCGACTCCACACGCTTCCCCAACTGGCCCATACGCGACCCT gTGAAGCTGCTGAAGGACACTTTGGAGGCCTGGAAGAAGGAGGTAGAGAAGAAGCCTCCCTCTATGTCTGTGGACGACGCCTACGAGGTGCTTAACCTCCCCAAAGGACAGGGCCA GCACGAAGAGAGTAAAGTGAGGAAGGCCTACTTCCGCCTGGCCCAGAAATACCATCCAGACAAGAACCCAGAGGGCAGG GACATCTTTGAGAAAGTGAACAAGGCCTATGAGTTCCTCTGTTCCAAGTCGGCGCGCATCGTTGATGGGCCTGACCCGGAGAACATCATTCTCATCCTCAAAGCCCAAAGCATCCTCTTCAACAGACATCGCCAAG AACTGGAGCCCTACAAGTATGCCGGCTACCCCATGCTGATCAAGACCATCACCATGGAGACGGGTGACCAGCAGCTGTTTTCCAAGACGTCGCCCTTATTGCCGGCGGCAGCAGAGCTGGCCTTCCACACGGTCAACTGCTCCGCCCTCAACGCTGAGGAACTGCGCCGGGAGAATGGCATTGAG ATTTTGCTGGAGGCGCTGTCTCGTTGTGTTGCCGTATTGACCGCCTCCAGCAAGCCTGATGACATGGCTGTCCAG GTGTGCGGGCACATCTGTAAGTGCTACAGTGTGGCGGCTCAGTTTGAGGAGTGCAGGGAGAAGATCATTGAGCTGCCCAATATCATTAGGGACGTCTGTCATGTGTTGTTCTACGGCAAG GGCCTGCCTCGCCTGGCCTCCCTGGCGGTGCAGTGCGTCAGCTCCTTCGCCGTGGACTTCTTCCTGCAGACGCACCTGTACCACGCCGGCGTGCTGTGGCACCTGGTGCCGCCGCTCTTCAACTACGACTACACGCTGGAGGAGAGCGGCGTGCAGGCCAACCAGGACACCAACCAGCAGGAGGTGGCCAACAGCCTGGCCAAGCTCAGCCTGGTGTCGCTGGCCCGCCTGGGCGGCTACGGCAGCATGGCGGCCATCACCGCCGGCACGGGCGACCACGAAGAGGGGCAGCCCAACGGCCTGGACGGCCCGGGGGGGGCGCCGCCGGAGAACCCTACCGTCCGCAAGAGCCTGGCGGCCATGCTGACGCCCTACATCTCCCGCAAGCTTGCCACTGGAGCACCTGCGGAG GTGCTGAAGCTGCTCAACAGTAACTCGGAGAACCCATACCTGATCTGGAACAACGGAACCCGTGCAGAGCTGCTAGAGTTCctggaggagcagcaggagggcAACATCAAgagg GGCGAGTGTGATAAGAACTTTGGTGCTGAGTTTGTGTTCAGTGATCATGGCAAAGAGCTGATCGTTGGAGAAATCTTTGTTCGTGTTTACAACGAGCAGCCGGCCTTCCCTCTGGAG TACCCCAAGGCGTTTGCGGCCAGCCTGCTGGACTATGTGGGCTCCCAGGCCCAGTACCTGCACACGCTGCTGGCCATGACCCAGACCAGCAAGGTGGAGTCGCAGCAGCACGCCCAGAGGCTGCGCTGGGCGGAGATGGCCCTGGAGGCCCTCCGGAACGTCATCAAGAACAACCCTG GCTCAGAGACGGAGTGCATTGGTCACTTCAagctgctcttctccctgctgCGGGTGCACGGGGCAGGCAAGGTGCAGCAGCTGGCCCTGGAG GTTATCAACACTGTGACTTCCAATCAGGACTGCGTCAGCAACATTGCAGAGTCGTTGGTTCTGTCCAACCTGCTTGTGCTGCTGCACTCCCTGCCCTCCA GCAGACAGCTTGTTTTGGAAACTCTGTACGCTCTCACCTCCAACACTAAGATTGTCAAAGAGGCCATGGGCAAGG GTGCGCTCATCTACCTGCTGGACCTCTTCTGTAACTCCACTCACCCGCAGGTGCGCTCGCAGACCGCCGAGCTCTTCTCCAAGATGACCTCAGACAAGCTTGTGGGACCAAAG GTGCGTCTGACTCTGATGCGTTTCCTGCCGGGTGTGTTCATGGACGCGATGCGGGACAACGCGGAGGCAGCCGTGCACATCTTCGAGGGGACGCACGAGAACCCCGAGCTCATCTGGAATGACGGCTCACGCGAGACCGTCTCCACCACTGTCAGAGAGATGATGCTGGA GCACTTTAAACAGCAGAAAGATAACCCAGATGTCAACTGGAGG ctgCCGGAGGACTTCACGGTCCCTTACGCAGCGGGGCAGGGGGAGCTGGAGGTGGGAGGAGTCTACCTTAGAATCTTCATCGCTCAGCCGGGCTGGGTGCTGCGCAAGCCTCGAGACTTCCTGGTATCCCTACTGGAGACCCTCACCACACTGCTGGAGAAGAACAACCCCAAC GGCGAGGCCTTGGAGACGGTCACCACGGCAGCAGTGTGTTTATTCAGCACGCAGACGCAGCTGGCTGATCAGGTGCCTCCTCTGGGTCACCTGCCACGGATCTTAGCCGCACTCAACCACAAGAACAATGCCGTTCCCAAGAGCTCCATTCGCCTCATACACGTGCTGTCTGACAATGAG TTGTGTGTGCGCTCCATGTCAGCTCTGGAGACGATTGGTCCTCTGATGAGTGGGATGAAGGTGCGGGCCGACATGGCTGGTCTGGCCTGTGAGGCCCTCAACCGCATGTTCCAGAAAGAGCAGACTGAGCTTGTGGCTCAG gccttACGGGTGGAGCTGGTGCCCTACCTGTTGCGTCTGCTGGAGGGGATCGGGCTGGAGACGCTGGACAACCCCTCAGCCATTAAAGCCCAAATCGTCAAAGCCCTCAAGTCCATGACCAGGAGCCTCCAATATGGAGACCAG GTGAATGATATCCTTTCTCGTTCCACTGTGTGGAGTGCCTTCAAAGACCAGAAACATGACCTCTTCATCTCAGAATCGCAGGCTGCTGGATACCTGACAG GTCCAGGAGTGGCAGGCTACCTGACTGCAGGTACTGGAGCCACTGTGATGCCTAATGTCCCTCCCCCGGTGGACAATGATGTTGGAGACCTGGGTTGA